A genomic window from Sebastes fasciatus isolate fSebFas1 chromosome 7, fSebFas1.pri, whole genome shotgun sequence includes:
- the calm3a gene encoding calmodulin 3a (phosphorylase kinase, delta) codes for MADQLTEEQIAEFKEAFSLFDKDGDGTITTKELGTVMRSLGQNPTEAELQDMINEVDADGNGTIDFPEFLTMMARKMKDTDSEEEIREAFRVFDKDGNGYISAAELRHVMTNLGEKLTDEEVDEMIREADIDGDGQVNYEEFVQMMTAK; via the exons ATG GCTGATCAGCTGACTGAGGAGCAGATTGCTG AGTTCAAGGAGGCGTTCTCGCTGTTCGACAAGGACGGTGACGGTACCATCACCACCAAGGAGCTCGGGACTGTGATGCGCTCTCTGGGACAGAACCCCACTGAGGCCGAGCTGCAGGATATGATCAATGAGGTGGATGCGGATG GTAATGGTACAATTGACTTTCCTGAGTTTCTGACCATGATGGCCAGGAAGATGAAAGATACAGACAGTGAGGAGGAGATCAGAGAAGCCTTCAGAGTCTTTGACAAG GATGGTAACGGCTACATCAGTGCGGCAGAGCTACGGCACGTCATGACCAACTTAGGGGAGAAGCTCACTGACGAGGAGGTGGACGAAATGATCCGCGAGGCTGACATTGACGGCGATGGTCAGGTCAACTATGAGG AGTTTGTCCAGATGATGACTGCCAAGTGA
- the LOC141771636 gene encoding potassium channel, subfamily K, member 13: TDETFNVFLLGFGVSAPSTVTGKVLLVFYGLLGCSATILFFNLFLERVITLLSLLIFSCHRRTGHGGLEGRASEGNRNEERKPSVYQVTLILFVAVLLVACGAASLYSAMEGWTYMESLYFCFVAFSTVGFGDFVSGQREHHEDNWAYQVANCLLMLLGVCCTYSLFNTISVIIKQVLNWMLRTLAWMYSCIRHYRPQLKALLNLFHCDSEAPIYYCEDDTLQAVTSSGHGVMWHSCVPDAIGECLCDEAQVETVCHREIDRGISAKQEQDNCSYERNIIYARPLPTWLN; encoded by the coding sequence GATGAGACCTTTAATGTGTTTCTCTTAGGGTTTGGAGTGTCGGCCCCATCCACTGTGACGGGGAAGGTCTTGCTTGTTTTCTATGGGTTACTGGGCTGCTCGGCTACCATACTCTTCTTCAATCTCTTCCTGGAGAGAGTCATAACATTGCTGAGCTTGCTGATATTCTCGTGCCACAGGAGAACTGGACACGGCGGACTGGAGGGCCGAGCCAGTGAAGGTAACAGAAATGAAGAACGGAAACCATCTGTATACCAAGTCACACTCATCCTTTTTGTCGCTGTCCTGCTGGTTGCATGTGGGGCTGCCTCCCTCTATTCAGCCATGGAGGGCTGGACTTACATGGAGTCCCTCTACTTCTGCTTTGTGGCGTTCAGCACGGTGGGCTTTGGGGACTTTGTTAGTGGCCAGAGAGAGCACCATGAAGACAACTGGGCGTACCAGGTTGCAAATTGTCTCCTGATGCTCTTGGGAGTGTGCTGCACTTATTCCCTCTTTAACACCATCTCTGTGATCATCAAACAGGTACTGAACTGGATGCTGAGGACACTGGCCTGGATGTATAGCTGTATCCGCCACTATAGACCTCAACTCAAAGCACTGTTAAATCTCTTTCATTGTGACTCCGAAGCACCTATATATTATTGTGAAGATGACACTCTGCAAGCAGTTACCAGTTCAGGTCACGGCGTGATGTGGCACTCCTGTGTTCCTGATGCTATTGGTGAATGCCTTTGTGATGAGGCTCAAGTGGAAACAGTGTGCcacagagagatagacagagggATTTCTGCAAAACAAGAGCAGGATAATTGTTCATATGAGAGGAATATAATCTATGCTAGACCACTGCCTACTTGgctaaattaa